A single genomic interval of Daucus carota subsp. sativus chromosome 1, DH1 v3.0, whole genome shotgun sequence harbors:
- the LOC108204475 gene encoding probable NAD(P)H dehydrogenase (quinone) FQR1-like 1, with protein sequence MATKVYIVYYSMYGHVAKLAEEILKGASSVEGVEAKLWQVPETLSEEVLGKLSAAPKSDVPVITADELTEADGLIFGFPTRFGMMAAQFKAFLDSTGGLWGTQKLAGKPAGLFYSTGSQGGGQETTALTAITQLVHHGMIFVPIGYTFGSGMFEMENVKGGSPYGAGTYAGDGSRQPSELELAQAFHQGKYIAGITKKLKGTA encoded by the exons ATGGCAACCAAAGTTTATATTGT GTACTACTCTATGTATGGGCATGTCGCGAAGCTTGCAGAAGAGATTCTTAAGGGAGCTTCATCTGTTGAAGGAGTTGAGGCAAAACTGTGGCAG GTGCCAGAAACACTATCAGAGGAAGTGCTTGGAAAGTTGAGTGCAGCACCAAAGAGTGATGTTCCAGTCATTACTGCAGATGAACTTACCGAGGCAGATGGCTTGATCTTTGGTTTCCCAACTAGATTCGGAATGATGGCTGCACAATTCAAGGCATTTCTTGACTCAACTGGTGGCTTGTGGGGAACTCAGAAACTAGCAGGCAAACCTGCAGGCTTATTTTACAGCACTGGTTCTCAAGGTGGTGGACAAGAAACGACTGC GCTGACAGCCATTACTCAACTTGTTCACCACGGTATGATTTTTGTACCAATTGGTTATACTTTTGGATCTGGCATGTTTGAGATGGAGAATGTCAAAGGCGGAAGCCCATATGGTGCTGGTACTTATGCTGGAGATGGTTCACGACAGCCTTCTGAGCTTGAACTTGCACAGGCTTTTCATCAGGGGAAGTACATTGCTGGAATCACCAAGAAGCTCAAGGGAACTGCCTGA